The proteins below come from a single Papaver somniferum cultivar HN1 chromosome 11, ASM357369v1, whole genome shotgun sequence genomic window:
- the LOC113324182 gene encoding uncharacterized protein LOC113324182, translated as MGCFFIADQLFMVRAWTPLLEREIAELKTIPIWLNFYNVPIHMWNVKGLSLIASYIGNPIMSDKNTLSRQRMNYAIVCVEIDVNCAYPSEVPLIVGGKRITIHVEYPWKPPRCSHCGIFGRSLEKCIVKPKVVVAQTEKVGTQQVEGSRQVWKKKTSKRNGDDYLEEISEMEVIEEMVMEPSPPPVGLVKEKVIQFSKENVNTTSSQRKLVEVPIQVANKFAALNSEGTEEENNVIQEITVGHASTSNVMEIHDQAGGVDDDLGGGVRSHFAQKPVRPAKVLESLKQVAGTCLVETHVQANNSSRIMRSICPSWKFFDNYFHSPAGRIWVGWDPEVLQVSLIQNSSQAIFLDVNLPHNISCVFTFVYGDNDGIVRRSLWNDLVSFSCYNKKPWMILGDFNAILEYKDRLSKTEITASQYSDFFNCTQDAQIFDLAYTGCFYTWINLREGEASVMGKIDRVLVNLEWIHQFQDSMADFLNPGVSDHSPSVVTCFEGRAHGPPPFRFCNYLDDDEEFLKIVEFFWKDPVQGNPMVVLVTNLKRTKKRLNE; from the exons ATGGGGTGTTTTTTTATTGCTGATCAATTATTTATGGTGAGAGCTTGGACTCCTCTTTTGGAAAGGGAGATAGCAGAATTGAAGACTATTCCTATTTGGTTGAATTTTTATAATGTGCCTATTCATATGTGGAATGTTAAGGGATTAAGTCTAATTGCTAGTTACATTGGCAATCCTATTATGTCTGATAAGAACACTCTTTCTAGACAGAGAATGAATTATGCTATAGTATGTGTTGAAATTGATGTTAATTGTGCTTATCCTTCCGAAGTTCCTCTTATTGTGGGTGGTAAGCGTATTACTATTCATGTAGAGTACCCATGGAAGCCTCCTAGGTGCTCTCATTGTGGTATTTTTGGACGTTCCCTTGAGAAATGCATTGTTAAGCCTAAAGTAGTTGTTGCTCAGACTGAGAAAGTAGGGACACAACAGGTAGAGGGAAGTAGGcaggtttggaagaagaaaacctcTAAGAGAAACGGGGATGATTATTTGGAGGAGATCTCTGAGATGGAAGTAATTGAGGAAATGGTTATGGAACCATCCCCTCCTCCAGTAGGTTTGGTTAAGGAGAAAGTGATACAATTTTCCAAGGAAAATGTTAACACTACAAGCAGTCAAAGAAAATTGGTGGAGGTCCCTATTCAAGTAGCTAATAAATTTGCTGCTTTAAATTCTGAGGGGACTGAGGAAGAGAACAATGTTATACAAGAGATTACAGTTGGACATGCTTCTACTTCTAATGTTATGGAAATACATGATCAAGCAGGAGGCGTGGATGATGATTTAGGTGGGGGAGTAAGATCACATTTTGCTCAGAAACCAGTGCGTCCTGCAAAGGTTCTGGAATCTTTAAAACAGGTTGCTGGAACCT GTTTAGTGGAAACTCATGTTCAAGCTAATAATAGTAGTAGAATAATGAGAAGTATTTGTCCTTCTTGGAAATTTTTTGATAACTATTTTCATAGTCCTGCTGGGAGAATTTGGGTGGGCTGGGATCCTGAAGTTTTACAAGTCTCCCTTATACAAAACTCTTCTCAGGCCATTTTTCTAGATGTTAATTTGCCTCATAATATTTCTTGTGTGTTTACGTTTGTGTATGGAGACAATGATGGGATTGTTCGTAGATCTTTATGGAATGATTTGGTATCCTTTTCTTGCTATAATAAGAAGCCTTGGATGATCCTTGGTGATTTTAATGCTATTTTGGAATATAAGGATAGACTTAGTAAGACGGAAATAACTGCTTCTCAATATTCTGATTTCTTCAATTGTACTCAAGATGCTCAGATATTTGATTTGGCCTATACTGGTTGTTTTTATACTTGGATCAATTTACGAGAAGGTGAAGCTAGTGTTATGGGGAAGATtgacagagttttggttaacttAGAATGGATCCACCAATTCCAGGACTCTATGGCTGATTTTCTTAATCCTGGGGTGTCTGATCATAGTCCTAGTGTAGTTACTTGTTTTGAAGGAAGAGCTCATGGTCCTCCCCCATTTAGGTTTTGCAATTATCTAGATGATGATGAGGAATTCTTGAAGATTGTTGAGTTTTTTTGGAAAGATCCAGTTCAGGGTAATCCAATGGTTGTGCTTGTTACTAATCTTAAGAGAACTAAAAAGAGATTAAATGAATGA
- the LOC113323545 gene encoding uncharacterized protein LOC113323545, with translation MEETHMASFKIMNQDFVRLDRFDGTNFTRWQDKMKFLLTTLKVFYILSAEPLPAPTEKDTEEQKTERKKREEDELICRGHILNALSDRLYDLYTHTQSAKVIWEALETKYKAEEEDYFKRNVFISRSSKRKPT, from the exons ATGGAAGAGACACATATGGCTTCATTCAAGATTATGAATCAAGACTTTGTTCGTTTGGATCGGTTTGATGGAACAAACTTTACTCGTTGGCAAGACAAGATGAAATTTCTTCTCACTACATTGAAAGTATTCTACATTCTTAGTGCTGAACCTTTACCAGCACCTACTGAAAAGGATACCGAAGAACAGAAAACGGAAAGAAAAAAGCGAGAGGAAGATGAACTGATTTGTCGTGGCCACATTCTCAATGCTCTTTCAGATCGCTTATATGATTTGTACACTCATACCCAATCAGCAAAAGTCATATGGGAGGCTCTTGAAACTAAGTATAAAGCGGAAGAAGAAG ATTATTTTAAAAGGAATGTCTTCATCTCAAGAAGCTCCAAAAGGAAGCCAACATGA